A region from the Methanofollis liminatans DSM 4140 genome encodes:
- a CDS encoding glycosyltransferase family 4 protein gives MKSVAILGGGLAPYFNEAMANQINLLSKHLNLRVITCNDIGSRPFMKYDQYTIFNSKYLIQRTPFLSLINGGVLFLATKYYEQIFDWIILPGGIESEFLEYLDSCKCIPMVPSICQLDDNALVKIRNKIPQFPLIIAQSRKTRNQLVEFGADPKRIFLMYPLVDLTKFRYSDPPNLDEFRIVFASSPNMEVPGEDNFADKGVPLLLEAFNDFLKYEPKSKLYLVWRGYYTSELDKKLDELELGNSVEILHGFVDMPAIYSRSHVIVIPYLNLKRSPDIPLSALESLACGRPVVATDVGEIADILTSQGVGVASKTRVEDLSQALKECRQNYNKLQGNCKNLNIPTELSLQRFMQQNINE, from the coding sequence ATGAAGAGCGTTGCAATTCTTGGGGGTGGCCTTGCGCCATATTTTAATGAAGCAATGGCAAACCAGATCAATCTGCTCTCTAAACATCTGAACCTACGGGTGATAACCTGTAATGATATCGGGTCACGGCCATTCATGAAGTACGACCAATATACTATATTTAATTCTAAATATCTTATCCAGAGGACTCCTTTTCTCTCCTTAATTAATGGAGGTGTACTTTTTCTGGCTACAAAATATTATGAACAAATTTTTGACTGGATCATACTACCGGGGGGGATCGAAAGTGAATTTCTGGAGTATTTAGATTCATGTAAGTGCATTCCCATGGTCCCTTCAATCTGCCAATTAGATGACAATGCTCTGGTAAAGATAAGGAATAAAATCCCTCAATTTCCGCTTATTATTGCACAGAGTAGGAAAACCAGGAATCAACTTGTCGAATTTGGTGCGGATCCTAAGCGCATTTTCTTGATGTATCCTCTGGTCGATTTAACCAAGTTCCGTTACAGCGATCCACCAAATCTAGATGAGTTTAGGATTGTCTTTGCTAGTTCTCCAAATATGGAGGTTCCAGGAGAAGACAACTTCGCTGATAAAGGTGTTCCTCTATTACTTGAGGCATTTAATGACTTCCTTAAGTATGAACCAAAATCGAAACTCTACTTGGTCTGGAGAGGTTACTATACCAGCGAACTCGATAAAAAACTGGATGAATTGGAATTAGGGAACTCGGTTGAAATACTACACGGTTTTGTTGATATGCCTGCAATTTATTCCCGTTCTCATGTTATAGTGATTCCATATCTGAATCTCAAGCGGAGCCCTGATATTCCTTTGTCTGCCCTCGAATCATTAGCCTGTGGCAGACCTGTTGTGGCAACCGATGTGGGGGAGATCGCCGATATTTTAACCTCACAGGGAGTAGGCGTAGCTTCCAAGACTAGGGTTGAGGATCTCTCACAGGCATTAAAAGAATGTCGACAGAATTACAACAAATTACAGGGAAACTGTAAAAATCTGAACATCCCTACCGAGTTATCTTTACAAAGGTTTATGCAACAAAATATCAATGAATAA
- a CDS encoding sugar phosphate nucleotidyltransferase, with amino-acid sequence MKTIILAGGSGTRLFPLSRTCYPKQFIPLLGKESLFQRTVRRALLFSCSENRSKIYKSDNRGNTH; translated from the coding sequence ATGAAGACTATCATCCTTGCAGGCGGTTCGGGCACCCGCCTCTTTCCCCTCAGCCGGACCTGCTACCCGAAGCAGTTCATCCCCCTCCTCGGAAAAGAGTCGCTCTTCCAGCGTACCGTACGGCGGGCGCTCCTCTTCTCCTGCTCTGAAAACAGAAGTAAGATTTACAAATCGGATAATAGGGGAAACACACATTAA
- a CDS encoding nucleotidyltransferase family protein has product MLTAEGIIGALADHRARIRSLGVRRIGIFGSFVRGEAREDSDIDILIEFEEGRRSFDTYMDLKFFLEDLFGRSVDLVDRDTLKPGLAPHILRSVRYVQGI; this is encoded by the coding sequence ATGCTGACGGCGGAGGGCATCATCGGTGCGCTGGCAGATCACCGGGCGCGGATCAGGAGCCTCGGCGTCCGGCGGATCGGGATCTTCGGGTCCTTCGTTCGGGGCGAAGCACGCGAAGACAGCGATATCGATATCCTGATCGAGTTCGAAGAGGGGAGACGCTCCTTTGACACCTATATGGATCTCAAGTTTTTTCTCGAAGACCTCTTCGGGAGGAGCGTCGACCTCGTCGACCGGGACACCTTAAAACCGGGTCTTGCACCCCACATCCTCCGGAGCGTCAGGTATGTCCAGGGAATATAA
- a CDS encoding glycosyltransferase family 4 protein, producing MDEFLDRIKDCNKIALLVPNFASYSGDARVVELQAKDLRSLGKDVDIITFHQEIDSDLSVIEIGMPKYLFWQRIYRLIFPIDFIKINNVLKDLKDYDLIISHLYPMNWLADLAKKHHGTKYIYWYHGIPTPSLQPYLYERIYLKLFIWATKITIQNADLVVSVSKSARDEVKGYTGLDSIVIYNKTDLLRFNKQVDGTKIRERYNLGDAPVILNVGRVCPPKGADLLIRAFNLLKKRVPEAKLIIIGKPTYPYYMEELKKMADSSVIFAGFVSDEELPYYYAACDVYATGSLWEANNVPVLEAQASGKPIVAFDFNFFAEELGDNDILVDRGNVEKFAEACILKLRELGRVA from the coding sequence ATGGATGAATTCTTAGATAGGATCAAAGACTGCAATAAAATTGCATTATTAGTCCCAAATTTCGCCTCATATAGCGGCGACGCACGTGTTGTAGAATTACAGGCTAAGGATCTTCGAAGCCTTGGGAAAGATGTTGATATTATAACATTTCATCAAGAAATTGATTCAGATCTATCTGTTATTGAGATTGGGATGCCAAAATACCTCTTTTGGCAAAGGATTTACCGTTTGATCTTTCCAATTGATTTTATTAAAATTAACAATGTTCTGAAGGATCTTAAGGACTACGATCTAATCATCAGTCATCTCTATCCTATGAATTGGCTTGCAGATCTTGCCAAAAAGCACCATGGAACAAAGTATATTTATTGGTATCACGGTATCCCGACACCAAGTCTTCAGCCTTATCTATACGAACGGATTTATTTGAAACTCTTTATATGGGCGACCAAGATTACGATACAGAATGCAGATCTTGTTGTTTCCGTCAGCAAATCCGCTCGTGACGAAGTTAAAGGATACACTGGTTTAGATAGTATTGTAATATACAATAAAACAGATCTGTTAAGGTTTAATAAACAAGTCGATGGAACAAAAATTCGAGAGAGGTATAATCTTGGTGATGCTCCTGTAATTTTAAATGTTGGAAGGGTTTGTCCTCCAAAAGGCGCCGATCTCTTGATCAGGGCATTTAATCTCTTAAAGAAGAGAGTTCCCGAAGCAAAACTCATCATCATAGGGAAACCAACCTATCCATATTATATGGAGGAGTTGAAGAAGATGGCCGACAGTTCAGTAATTTTTGCTGGTTTTGTGTCGGATGAAGAATTGCCATATTATTATGCTGCATGTGATGTCTATGCTACAGGCTCACTCTGGGAAGCAAATAATGTTCCAGTGCTTGAAGCTCAAGCATCTGGAAAGCCAATTGTCGCATTTGATTTCAATTTCTTTGCCGAAGAACTTGGGGATAATGACATTCTAGTAGATAGAGGGAATGTTGAGAAGTTTGCTGAGGCATGTATACTCAAATTGCGCGAACTTGGGAGAGTCGCATGA
- a CDS encoding UPF0175 family protein: MSDVTIMVPHDIVRALRLPPDAIQAALQQELALALYQRGILSSGKACTLAGVKRWEWEILLGARKIPRHYADEDLDQDIAYAAGGQ; the protein is encoded by the coding sequence ATGTCAGACGTCACGATCATGGTGCCTCACGATATCGTCCGGGCGCTCCGTCTCCCTCCCGATGCCATCCAGGCTGCACTGCAGCAGGAGCTTGCCCTGGCACTCTACCAGCGCGGCATTCTTTCGTCGGGGAAGGCATGTACTCTTGCAGGGGTGAAACGGTGGGAGTGGGAGATATTGCTTGGCGCACGGAAGATCCCGCGGCACTATGCCGACGAGGACCTCGATCAGGACATTGCTTATGCCGCGGGCGGTCAGTAA
- a CDS encoding B12-binding domain-containing radical SAM protein, which translates to MRIYLLNPPYFPHFGRSARWQDTGRAGTLYYPIWLSYATALLEQEHETRLVDAPAWDWKIEDVIDDIGTFKPDILVIDSSFPSLNNDIGVARAVKAVCPAITTVLVGPPASQYATQILGHAAIDIVARLEYDFTLQALARVLECSKDLSSVDGISFRINEEIIHNPDRAFSTSADLDTIPFVSKVYKKYLHIEDYFLGQSLYPEVQIFTGRGCPNQCTFCAWPQTLTGRRYRVRSISSVLDEFAWIEANLKVKEVFFEDDTFTISKDRVLEFCKGYQQRGLSVTWSCNARANSLDLETMQAMKKANCRLLIAGYESGVDSILQAIKKGITTDQIRTFAENARKAGLLVHGDFIIGLPGETKETIEQTKKLIREVKPDILQVAVASPFPGTEFYVWCRDNGYLLTDDPNEYLDGEGHQKAIISYPALSNEEMVREANEILRGYYLSPGYVPLAMRQIFRKNAVDELKRLWFSAKMFLGYVL; encoded by the coding sequence ATGAGGATATATCTTCTCAATCCTCCATACTTCCCCCATTTTGGAAGGAGCGCACGCTGGCAGGACACGGGGAGAGCAGGCACCCTCTATTACCCGATCTGGCTGTCCTACGCGACCGCTCTCCTTGAGCAGGAGCATGAGACGCGGCTTGTTGATGCACCTGCATGGGACTGGAAGATAGAGGATGTCATAGATGATATCGGTACGTTTAAACCAGATATTCTGGTCATTGATTCAAGTTTTCCCAGCTTGAATAATGATATCGGTGTTGCAAGGGCTGTAAAGGCAGTCTGCCCTGCAATCACGACCGTCCTTGTCGGTCCCCCGGCGTCCCAGTACGCAACACAGATCCTGGGGCACGCGGCCATTGATATTGTCGCCCGGTTGGAGTATGACTTTACGTTGCAGGCCCTGGCGAGGGTTCTTGAGTGCTCGAAAGATCTTTCTTCTGTAGATGGCATTTCTTTCCGGATAAATGAGGAGATCATCCATAATCCAGATAGAGCGTTTTCAACATCGGCAGACCTCGATACGATCCCGTTTGTATCGAAAGTCTACAAAAAATATCTCCATATCGAGGACTATTTCCTTGGGCAATCCCTGTACCCGGAGGTCCAGATCTTCACCGGGAGAGGCTGTCCGAACCAGTGCACCTTCTGCGCCTGGCCCCAGACTCTCACGGGGCGGAGATACCGGGTGAGGAGTATTTCCAGCGTTCTGGATGAGTTTGCCTGGATTGAAGCCAACCTGAAGGTCAAGGAAGTCTTCTTCGAGGATGATACCTTCACCATCAGCAAGGACCGGGTCCTGGAGTTCTGTAAGGGCTATCAGCAACGCGGTCTTTCGGTCACCTGGTCATGCAACGCCCGTGCAAACTCCCTTGACCTCGAGACGATGCAAGCGATGAAGAAGGCGAACTGCCGCCTGCTTATCGCAGGCTATGAATCCGGGGTTGACTCCATACTTCAGGCGATCAAGAAAGGGATCACGACCGATCAGATCAGAACATTTGCAGAGAATGCCCGGAAGGCCGGGTTGCTTGTACATGGTGATTTCATCATAGGTCTTCCCGGCGAAACAAAAGAAACGATCGAGCAGACTAAGAAGCTCATCCGGGAGGTGAAGCCCGACATCCTGCAGGTTGCCGTGGCATCGCCCTTCCCTGGGACGGAGTTTTACGTCTGGTGCAGGGACAACGGCTATCTTCTCACCGATGATCCCAACGAGTATCTTGATGGTGAGGGCCATCAGAAGGCTATCATCTCTTATCCTGCCCTGAGCAACGAGGAGATGGTGCGTGAGGCAAATGAGATCTTGCGGGGGTATTATCTTTCGCCGGGATATGTGCCGCTTGCCATGAGGCAGATATTCAGGAAGAACGCAGTAGATGAATTGAAGAGGCTCTGGTTTTCTGCAAAGATGTTTTTAGGATATGTTTTGTAA
- a CDS encoding glycosyltransferase family 4 protein, with product MLEHPYMLYYFNYKQYQKKVVAIPLYIDSTLFKRSKDLKSRHFDFAFIGRFSPEKGIIEFISALQGLPSGINILVIGDGPLKNDIPWPNQCALTYFPWVDHEAMPNFLNDIKILVMPSYKEGLSNLLLESMACGTPVLATPVGAAMDIVIDEKTGFIMENNSPECIAKNMIRALNSPDLEQIAESGRRFVEGNFMLEGSVEKWRRVLRDVV from the coding sequence GTGCTTGAACATCCATATATGCTCTATTATTTTAATTATAAACAATACCAAAAAAAGGTCGTTGCAATTCCACTGTATATAGATTCCACGTTATTCAAAAGATCAAAAGATCTCAAGAGCAGACATTTCGACTTCGCTTTTATAGGTCGCTTCTCCCCTGAGAAAGGGATTATCGAATTTATATCTGCTCTGCAGGGCTTACCCTCAGGAATAAATATTCTCGTGATTGGGGATGGTCCACTAAAAAATGACATACCTTGGCCAAATCAATGTGCTCTGACTTATTTTCCATGGGTTGATCACGAGGCGATGCCCAACTTTTTAAATGATATAAAGATTTTAGTGATGCCCTCCTACAAAGAAGGGTTATCAAATCTTCTCCTAGAGTCCATGGCCTGTGGCACGCCGGTGCTCGCGACACCTGTCGGGGCGGCAATGGATATCGTAATAGATGAAAAAACTGGATTTATAATGGAGAATAACTCTCCGGAGTGCATCGCTAAGAACATGATCCGGGCGCTGAACTCTCCAGACCTGGAGCAAATTGCTGAGAGTGGGAGGCGATTTGTGGAGGGTAATTTTATGCTTGAAGGATCTGTAGAGAAATGGAGGCGGGTCTTACGGGATGTTGTATGA
- a CDS encoding DUF3368 domain-containing protein, translated as MCIPPAVWREVVEEGGNRPGTGEVRRAREEGWLSVVEPGNTALVHLLEQDLHPGEAESIALAVELKPDILLLDETEARRIAGLYDLPVTGIIGLLLQAKAEGQVVSMREEMDRLRGEGGFWIHDALYRRILTVTGEE; from the coding sequence GTGTGTATTCCGCCTGCTGTCTGGCGCGAGGTCGTAGAAGAGGGCGGCAACCGCCCGGGGACAGGCGAGGTCAGGAGGGCCCGCGAGGAGGGCTGGCTCTCGGTGGTCGAGCCCGGGAATACCGCTCTGGTGCACCTGCTCGAACAGGACCTGCACCCGGGCGAGGCGGAAAGTATTGCCCTGGCCGTAGAGTTGAAGCCGGATATTCTCCTTCTCGACGAGACCGAAGCCCGCCGTATCGCCGGACTCTACGATCTCCCGGTCACCGGGATTATCGGCCTTTTGTTGCAGGCGAAGGCTGAAGGCCAGGTTGTTTCGATGCGCGAGGAGATGGACCGGCTGCGAGGAGAGGGGGGATTCTGGATCCATGATGCGCTGTACAGGCGCATTCTCACAGTGACAGGGGAAGAGTGA
- a CDS encoding Coenzyme F420 hydrogenase/dehydrogenase, beta subunit C-terminal domain, translating into MKPSVITAVVKHDLCTGCGTCVSLCPRNAISLEKNDQRGIYLPTVEHIKCNNCGICYNCCPGHSVNYAYLNEFSFGAIPSHPLLGNVRDCCVAYAINQERRYNSSSGGIITEILIYALEEGLIDGALVTRMNCNKPLEPEPFIAKTREEILEAAGSKYCPVPTNVAIKYILENEGKYAVVGLPCHIQGIRKAEAMNKKLQHRIVLHLGLFCAGTKTFLATELLLHKMNINPLTVTKIEYRGRGWPGSMSISTSVNDAAIIIPLSDYYSPYFSSFTPWRCILCIDHTAELADISCGDAWLKEITEDDNLGSSIVLPRSIIGKDIIDDMTKKSLIRIKEISTVDVVRSQGGIERKRRHVIRVNLSKLLGKSTPKYLICNDLPKPSKIDWVLDLFILCPRTVLAANRQTIQLLNIFLSIIKYVGKFIRKIKISAYSLCDVTR; encoded by the coding sequence ATGAAACCATCTGTTATTACCGCCGTCGTCAAACACGACCTCTGCACCGGTTGCGGTACGTGTGTAAGTCTTTGTCCGAGGAATGCAATCTCGCTAGAAAAAAATGACCAACGAGGAATCTACCTCCCAACGGTAGAGCATATAAAGTGTAATAACTGTGGGATATGCTATAACTGCTGTCCTGGCCATAGTGTTAATTACGCATATCTGAACGAGTTCTCCTTTGGTGCAATACCAAGTCACCCTCTTCTAGGTAACGTAAGAGATTGCTGTGTTGCATATGCCATAAATCAAGAGCGAAGATACAATTCATCTTCAGGGGGCATAATTACAGAAATACTCATTTATGCACTCGAAGAGGGACTAATCGATGGGGCGCTAGTAACAAGGATGAATTGTAATAAACCCCTAGAGCCAGAGCCATTCATAGCAAAAACGCGTGAAGAAATTCTTGAAGCTGCAGGATCAAAATATTGTCCAGTTCCCACCAATGTTGCAATAAAGTACATTTTGGAGAACGAAGGAAAGTATGCAGTTGTTGGGCTGCCGTGTCACATCCAAGGAATTAGAAAAGCGGAGGCAATGAATAAAAAACTGCAGCATAGAATAGTGTTACATCTCGGTTTATTTTGCGCAGGTACAAAGACTTTCCTCGCCACAGAGTTATTACTCCATAAGATGAATATTAATCCATTAACAGTTACCAAAATAGAATACCGGGGTAGAGGATGGCCCGGATCCATGTCAATTTCAACATCAGTTAATGATGCTGCTATTATTATACCCTTATCTGATTATTACAGCCCCTATTTTAGTTCCTTCACCCCATGGAGGTGTATTTTATGCATCGATCATACAGCGGAGTTAGCGGACATATCATGTGGAGATGCATGGCTAAAAGAGATTACAGAGGATGACAATCTTGGTTCTTCCATTGTATTGCCTAGGAGTATAATTGGCAAGGATATTATTGATGATATGACTAAAAAAAGTCTCATCAGAATTAAGGAAATAAGTACTGTTGATGTCGTTCGATCGCAAGGAGGAATTGAAAGAAAGCGTCGCCATGTGATTCGTGTTAATCTGTCAAAGCTTTTAGGGAAAAGCACCCCAAAATATCTTATATGTAACGATCTGCCCAAACCATCAAAGATTGATTGGGTACTCGATCTTTTTATTCTCTGTCCACGCACAGTTTTAGCAGCGAATCGTCAAACCATCCAACTCTTAAATATATTCTTATCCATAATAAAATATGTCGGCAAATTTATCCGAAAAATTAAGATATCTGCCTATTCACTTTGCGATGTAACCAGGTGA
- a CDS encoding oligosaccharide flippase family protein, producing the protein MQTETNTNQHFAAQLPRNLAANIAYFLVNVVIGVLLVPYFIDTLGVAAYGLIPLATSITGYVAIVVQSLNTSVSRFLTVDLQREDYAAANRTFNTAFFGLSAVILLMAPIILTVAYFIPAIFSIPEGQESGAVLLFLGVSAAFMIRSWSGNFTVQLFAYNRLDLQNLVNITNIVIQTGLIVLLFTLLGPDLGLIGGAYLAGAVVASGVSIALAQQVCPYLRVSIHSFDRSKVKDLCGMGWWSVVNQIGVLLFLQIDLIVVNLLFGATSAGEYAIALQLSVLLQAISGTIGGVLTPTILSYYANKQTKTLIKVTKSTIKLIGLIMAIPLGLVCGLAPQILKFWVGSDLAFLAPLVILIIGPRITTFSISPLFTINIAYNRVRVPGIVTFFMGIANFGLAIALPLLTGWGYYGVAAAGAIVLTLKNALFTPWYATKVLGVGTHTFTRSMLPGIVATVLIGIAAATLGAVLQLPAQVTLTVVGAAITLVYLVAVWELGLSGFERELFVSYLPPTLRRIIV; encoded by the coding sequence GTGCAGACAGAAACCAATACCAATCAACATTTTGCGGCGCAACTCCCCCGCAACCTCGCGGCAAACATCGCCTACTTCCTGGTGAACGTCGTCATCGGCGTCCTCCTGGTTCCCTACTTCATCGACACCCTCGGGGTCGCTGCCTACGGCCTCATCCCGCTGGCGACCTCGATCACTGGCTACGTTGCGATCGTCGTCCAGTCCCTTAACACCTCCGTCTCCCGATTCCTCACCGTCGACCTCCAGCGAGAGGACTATGCAGCCGCAAACCGAACCTTCAACACCGCCTTCTTCGGGCTCTCTGCGGTCATCCTCCTGATGGCTCCGATCATCCTCACGGTCGCGTATTTTATCCCGGCAATCTTCAGTATACCTGAAGGGCAGGAGAGCGGCGCAGTCCTCCTCTTCCTCGGGGTTTCTGCCGCCTTTATGATCCGCTCCTGGAGCGGAAACTTCACGGTCCAATTATTCGCCTACAACCGGCTTGACCTCCAAAACCTCGTTAACATCACAAATATCGTAATTCAAACCGGGCTGATCGTCCTCCTCTTCACCCTTCTCGGTCCTGACCTCGGCCTTATCGGAGGGGCATACCTGGCAGGGGCTGTCGTGGCTTCAGGAGTCTCGATTGCCCTTGCCCAACAGGTCTGTCCTTACTTGCGGGTTTCAATCCACTCCTTCGACCGTAGCAAGGTGAAAGATCTCTGTGGGATGGGATGGTGGTCTGTTGTCAACCAGATCGGTGTTCTCCTCTTCCTCCAGATTGACCTCATTGTCGTAAACCTCCTCTTCGGGGCGACATCAGCTGGGGAGTACGCAATTGCTCTACAATTGTCGGTACTGCTCCAAGCAATATCAGGGACAATTGGGGGGGTGCTGACGCCTACGATCCTTAGTTACTACGCCAATAAACAAACGAAAACTCTCATCAAAGTCACAAAGAGTACGATTAAGTTGATAGGACTTATCATGGCCATTCCACTAGGTTTGGTCTGTGGGCTTGCCCCCCAAATTCTAAAATTTTGGGTCGGTTCAGATCTCGCCTTCCTCGCTCCATTAGTTATTCTCATTATTGGGCCACGCATTACCACATTCTCAATCTCTCCTCTGTTCACCATCAACATCGCCTACAACAGAGTGCGGGTACCAGGGATCGTGACGTTTTTCATGGGCATCGCAAACTTCGGCCTTGCGATCGCCCTCCCACTCCTGACCGGCTGGGGCTACTACGGAGTTGCAGCCGCGGGGGCGATCGTTCTCACCCTGAAGAACGCCCTCTTCACCCCCTGGTATGCGACGAAGGTGCTCGGGGTTGGAACCCACACCTTCACTCGGTCGATGCTCCCTGGGATCGTGGCGACCGTCCTCATTGGGATCGCGGCAGCAACCTTGGGTGCGGTCCTCCAGCTTCCTGCCCAGGTTACGCTCACCGTTGTTGGTGCGGCCATCACCCTGGTCTACCTTGTGGCAGTCTGGGAACTCGGCCTCAGTGGATTTGAACGAGAACTCTTTGTGTCCTACCTGCCCCCAACGCTCAGGAGAATTATCGTATGA
- a CDS encoding polysaccharide pyruvyl transferase family protein — protein MVKRLLLAENVPCLNKGEETILQGMLESFNSLGDFQLSMLSTNPQLDKSRYGSKIKILDIRQYLLFFGDRGFKSRLSKIISSMIFLLNHIGFLCLFKLMGSKVFSLYRSPIWKEYIISDVIIIGHNGAFGIGGGPSIPVIGYPIFMSFFAKKMNKVSILYAGSIKDPKTLGILTRMAYRFALEHLDLITLRENISYERCIDLGVKNESIYVTSDLAFLMKPETDDRVYEIMAKEGLQESNMPLIGMTVTREKANIAYPYLDPDQSYNEHIRVLVNIIDEIISNTNALFVFLPHCIGPDPFRDDRLAAKDIYSRSSMKDHIILIETEYNAAELKGLIGKFDLFIGERIHSVINAMSMGVPVIALSNGADERLEIIRMFGQKNAIYPIEDLQSQPFVNKICDILVDSMDLREIMVAQLTETIHKSMLNGSLLNHLVTSQSE, from the coding sequence ATGGTCAAAAGACTTTTACTTGCAGAAAATGTTCCCTGTTTAAATAAAGGAGAAGAAACGATATTGCAAGGAATGCTTGAAAGTTTCAATTCTCTTGGGGATTTTCAGTTATCAATGTTATCAACGAATCCCCAATTGGATAAAAGTCGATATGGATCTAAGATTAAAATTCTTGATATAAGACAATATCTTCTATTTTTTGGTGACCGTGGATTCAAGTCGAGACTTTCAAAAATTATTTCTTCAATGATATTTTTACTGAATCATATTGGATTTCTCTGTCTGTTCAAGTTAATGGGGTCAAAGGTTTTTAGTCTTTATCGCTCCCCCATTTGGAAGGAGTATATAATTTCGGATGTAATTATTATAGGGCACAATGGAGCTTTCGGCATTGGTGGCGGGCCGAGCATCCCTGTCATTGGATATCCTATATTTATGTCATTCTTTGCGAAAAAGATGAATAAAGTATCGATTCTGTATGCTGGAAGTATAAAAGATCCGAAAACACTGGGCATTCTTACGAGAATGGCCTATAGGTTTGCACTTGAACATCTAGATCTAATTACTTTACGGGAGAATATTTCCTATGAACGCTGTATCGACCTTGGGGTTAAGAATGAAAGCATTTACGTGACATCTGATCTCGCCTTCCTTATGAAACCTGAAACTGATGACCGGGTATATGAAATAATGGCAAAAGAGGGGCTCCAAGAGAGTAATATGCCATTAATTGGGATGACAGTCACGAGGGAGAAAGCAAACATCGCATACCCCTATTTGGATCCAGATCAGAGTTATAATGAACATATAAGGGTACTTGTGAATATAATTGACGAGATCATCTCAAATACAAATGCATTATTTGTATTTTTGCCCCATTGTATTGGCCCAGATCCTTTTAGAGATGATCGACTGGCTGCAAAAGATATTTACTCCCGTAGCAGTATGAAAGATCATATCATTTTAATCGAAACAGAATATAATGCTGCTGAATTAAAAGGTTTGATCGGAAAATTTGATCTGTTCATCGGGGAACGAATCCATTCGGTTATTAATGCAATGTCAATGGGTGTTCCGGTCATCGCCCTTTCAAACGGAGCGGATGAAAGATTAGAGATAATTAGGATGTTTGGTCAAAAAAATGCAATTTATCCTATAGAAGATCTCCAATCGCAACCATTTGTAAATAAAATATGTGATATCCTTGTGGATTCGATGGATCTCCGGGAAATTATGGTAGCGCAATTAACTGAGACCATTCACAAATCAATGTTAAATGGTTCACTATTAAATCACCTGGTTACATCGCAAAGTGAATAG
- a CDS encoding glucose-6-phosphate isomerase family protein — MTTPLADLWPGPLPAPAVRTADEMRCVLADPAAPCDGPLYFMYRDCALTPEDSAWLGGQGVRFDLTVIPPAVIGGEYVKTKGHYHPENPAGVGYPEVYQVLAGEAHYLLQRKDLSDVVAVTARSGEFVFIPPGYGHVTVNPGKEVLVMANLVSTRFSSEYGVYEERRGAAYYEMEGGAWVRNARYGAVPEIREIRAQEVPEFGIRHGRGIYDLVAGPADLSFLNEPERMVVA; from the coding sequence ATGACCACCCCCCTGGCAGACCTCTGGCCCGGCCCCCTCCCCGCCCCCGCGGTGCGGACCGCCGACGAGATGAGGTGCGTGCTCGCCGACCCCGCGGCCCCCTGCGACGGCCCCCTCTATTTCATGTACCGCGACTGCGCCCTCACCCCGGAGGACAGCGCCTGGCTCGGCGGGCAGGGCGTCAGGTTCGACCTCACCGTCATCCCGCCGGCCGTCATCGGCGGCGAGTACGTCAAGACGAAGGGGCACTACCACCCGGAGAACCCGGCCGGCGTCGGCTACCCGGAGGTGTACCAGGTGCTCGCCGGGGAGGCGCACTATCTCCTGCAGAGAAAGGATCTTTCAGATGTGGTGGCGGTCACGGCGCGATCGGGAGAGTTCGTATTTATCCCGCCAGGATATGGGCATGTAACGGTCAACCCGGGGAAGGAGGTGCTGGTGATGGCGAACCTGGTCTCGACGCGGTTTTCGAGTGAGTACGGGGTGTACGAAGAGCGGAGGGGGGCGGCGTACTATGAGATGGAGGGGGGCGCGTGGGTGCGGAATGCGCGGTATGGTGCGGTGCCGGAGATCCGGGAAATTCGGGCACAGGAAGTACCGGAGTTCGGGATCAGGCATGGGAGGGGGATCTATGACCTGGTCGCCGGGCCGGCGGATCTCTCGTTCCTGAACGAGCCTGAAAGAATGGTTGTTGCGTAG